Proteins from one Esox lucius isolate fEsoLuc1 chromosome 19, fEsoLuc1.pri, whole genome shotgun sequence genomic window:
- the LOC105018431 gene encoding hepatocyte growth factor isoform X1, whose protein sequence is MWISNIIFTLLIVGHSECRRNALQDYQKSDGVRLVQLPGSALQSKSRKLSIVKCARGCSRHNKLPFTCRAFLYDQKNRKCQWLSFDRTSPGVQIQQDFNYQLYQNKAYVQECIVGTGVNYRGRRSVTASGIRCQAWASPIPHEHNFLPSMNRKKDLTENYCRNPDNATSGPWCFTTDPSVRHQHCGVPQCSQVECVSCNGKSYRGPMDHTETGRECQRWDLEEPHKHLFHPKRYPDKGLQDNACRNPDGRQRPWCFTLDTHTPWEYCNITACRTDRVREVDVTTRCFKGRGEGYRGTVAVTPSGLTCQRWDSQFPHNHTYSPQDYRCQDLKENFCRNPDGRDLPWCFTSDPNIRTAFCANIPRCGTQNMEPQDCYEGSGESYRGEVSRTRSGLPCSFWRDYSNSGDRDTAVLTVGQEGRFCRNPDGDKHGPWCYTNSTTIPWDYCSVKPCEPSKNTLPQRVEPSQVSCFVHKKTRIVGGSPTAITDGSWMVSIQKGLNHWCGGSLIREEWVLTDRQCFSSCVPDLSEYRVWLGMSDLRGSAPNSSFRQEVSISHVICGPEGSNLALIRLAQPALPADSVHTIQLPVAGCSIAEGTMCSMYGWGDTKGTGHEGVLKMVHLPMVSNERCREQHGGNLHITDSKICAGGRRDEGVCERDYGGPLVCQEGESKVIVGVSVHGRGCARTNRPGIFINVPFYTAWIHKVFKHYPQLQIN, encoded by the exons ATGTGGATTTCCAACATAATTTTTACTCTCTTAATTGTCGGACATTCTG AGTGCAGGAGGAACGCTTTACAGGACTACCAGAAGAGTGATGGTGTGCGATTGGTCCAGCTGCCAGGCTCCGCCCTCCAGTCTAAAAGCAGGAAGTTGAGCATAGTGAAGTGTGCTCGTGGCTGCAGCCGCCACAACAAATTACCCTTCACCTGCAG AGCATTTCTGTATGatcagaaaaacaggaaatgccAGTGGCTGTCATTTGACAGGACCTCTCCAGGAGTCCAGATCCAACAAGACTTCAACTACCAACTTTACCAGAATAAAG CCTATGTACAGGAGTGTATAGTGGGGACGGGAGTGAACTACAGAGGGAGAAGGTCTGTAACGGCCAGTGGAATTAGATGCCAGGCCTGGGCCTCTCCTATCCCTCATGAACACAA TTTTCTACCGAGCATGAACAGGAAGAAGGACCTGACGGAGAACTACTGTCGTAACCCTGACAACGCTACCTCAGGGCCGTGGTGCTTCACTACAGATCCCAGTGTTAGACACCAGCACTGTGGAGTACCTCAATGTTCACAGG TGGAGTGTGTGAGCTGTAACGGGAAGAGCTACAGAGGTCCCATGGATCACACTGAGACAGGACGGGAGTGTCAGCGCTGGGACCTGGAGGAACCTCACAAACATCTCTTCCACCCCAAGCG GTATCCCGATAAAGGGTTACAGGACAATGCCTGTAGGAACCCGGATGGACGTCAACGACCTTGGTGTTTTaccctggacacacacacaccctgggagTACTGCAACATCACCGCCTGcc GCACAGACCGCGTGAGGGAGGTGGACGTGACTACTAGATGTTTCAAGGGGCGAGGTGAGGGGTACAGAGGGACAGTGGCCGTCACACCCAGTGGGCTGACATGTCAACGCTGGGACTCCCAGTTTCCCCACAACCACACATACTCTCCCCAGGACTACCGCTGCCA AGACCTGAAGGAGAACTTCTGCAGGAACCCTGATGGCCGCGACCTGCCATGGTGCTTCACTTCAGACCCTAACATTCGCACAGCGTTCTGCGCTAACATCCCCCGCTGTGGTACACAGAACATGGAACCTCAGG aCTGCTACGAAGGCAGTGGAGAGAGCTACAGAGGAGAGGTGTCCAGGACCAGGTCAGGTCTTCCCTGTTCCTTTTGGAGAGACTACAGCAACAG TGGGGACAGAGATACAGCAGTGCTTACAGTGGGACAGGAGGGTCGCTTTTGTAGAAACCCAGATGGAGACAAACATGGCCCATGGTGTTACACTAACAGCACGACTATACCCTGGGACTACTGCAGTGTCAAACCAT GTGAACCATCGAAGAACACCCTTCCTCAGAGAG TAGAGCCATCTCAGGTGTCGTGTTTTGTCCATAAGAAGACCCGGATAGTGGGAGGATCACCAACCGCCATCACAGACGGAAGTTGGATGGTCAGCATACAGAAGGG TTTGAATCACTGGTGCGGTGGTTCTCTTATACGAGAGGAGTGGgtgctcacagacagacagtgctTCTCCTCATG TGTTCCAGACTTAAGTGAATACCGTGTGTGGTTGGGTATGTCAGATCTCCGTGGCTCAGCTCCTAACAGCTCTTTCAGACAGGAGGTCTCCATCTCCCATGTGATCTGTGGTCCTGAGGGCTCCAACCTGGCCCTCATTCGACTGGCCCA GCCTGCTCTCCCTGCAGACAGTGTCCACACCATTCAGCTGCCAGTAGCTGGGTGTTCCATCGCTGAGGGCACCATGTGTAGCATGTATGGATGGGGAGATACCAAAG GTACGGGTCATGAGGGTGTATTGAAGATGGTCCATCTGCCCATGGTCAGTAATGAGAGGTGTAGAGAACAGCACGGAGGAAACCTCCACATCACTGACTCAAAGATATGTGCTGGTGGGAGGAGGGACGAGGGGGTCTGCGAG AGGGACTACGGTGGCCCCTTGGTGTGCCAGGAAGGAGAGAGCAAGGTCATAGTCGGGGTCAGTGTCCACGGTAGAGGCTGTGCCCGTACCAACCGGCCTGGCATCTTCATCAACGTCCCCTTCTACACGGCGTGGATCCACAAGGTGTTCAAACACTATCCCCAACTTCAGATTAACTAA
- the LOC105018431 gene encoding hepatocyte growth factor isoform X2 — protein sequence MWISNIIFTLLIVGHSECRRNALQDYQKSDGVRLVQLPGSALQSKSRKLSIVKCARGCSRHNKLPFTCRAFLYDQKNRKCQWLSFDRTSPGVQIQQDFNYQLYQNKAYVQECIVGTGVNYRGRRSVTASGIRCQAWASPIPHEHNFLPSMNRKKDLTENYCRNPDNATSGPWCFTTDPSVRHQHCGVPQCSQVECVSCNGKSYRGPMDHTETGRECQRWDLEEPHKHLFHPKRYPDKGLQDNACRNPDGRQRPWCFTLDTHTPWEYCNITACRTDRVREVDVTTRCFKGRGEGYRGTVAVTPSGLTCQRWDSQFPHNHTYSPQDYRCQDLKENFCRNPDGRDLPWCFTSDPNIRTAFCANIPRCGTQNMEPQDCYEGSGESYRGEVSRTRSGLPCSFWRDYSNSGDRDTAVLTVGQEGRFCRNPDGDKHGPWCYTNSTTIPWDYCSVKPCEPSKNTLPQREPSQVSCFVHKKTRIVGGSPTAITDGSWMVSIQKGLNHWCGGSLIREEWVLTDRQCFSSCVPDLSEYRVWLGMSDLRGSAPNSSFRQEVSISHVICGPEGSNLALIRLAQPALPADSVHTIQLPVAGCSIAEGTMCSMYGWGDTKGTGHEGVLKMVHLPMVSNERCREQHGGNLHITDSKICAGGRRDEGVCERDYGGPLVCQEGESKVIVGVSVHGRGCARTNRPGIFINVPFYTAWIHKVFKHYPQLQIN from the exons ATGTGGATTTCCAACATAATTTTTACTCTCTTAATTGTCGGACATTCTG AGTGCAGGAGGAACGCTTTACAGGACTACCAGAAGAGTGATGGTGTGCGATTGGTCCAGCTGCCAGGCTCCGCCCTCCAGTCTAAAAGCAGGAAGTTGAGCATAGTGAAGTGTGCTCGTGGCTGCAGCCGCCACAACAAATTACCCTTCACCTGCAG AGCATTTCTGTATGatcagaaaaacaggaaatgccAGTGGCTGTCATTTGACAGGACCTCTCCAGGAGTCCAGATCCAACAAGACTTCAACTACCAACTTTACCAGAATAAAG CCTATGTACAGGAGTGTATAGTGGGGACGGGAGTGAACTACAGAGGGAGAAGGTCTGTAACGGCCAGTGGAATTAGATGCCAGGCCTGGGCCTCTCCTATCCCTCATGAACACAA TTTTCTACCGAGCATGAACAGGAAGAAGGACCTGACGGAGAACTACTGTCGTAACCCTGACAACGCTACCTCAGGGCCGTGGTGCTTCACTACAGATCCCAGTGTTAGACACCAGCACTGTGGAGTACCTCAATGTTCACAGG TGGAGTGTGTGAGCTGTAACGGGAAGAGCTACAGAGGTCCCATGGATCACACTGAGACAGGACGGGAGTGTCAGCGCTGGGACCTGGAGGAACCTCACAAACATCTCTTCCACCCCAAGCG GTATCCCGATAAAGGGTTACAGGACAATGCCTGTAGGAACCCGGATGGACGTCAACGACCTTGGTGTTTTaccctggacacacacacaccctgggagTACTGCAACATCACCGCCTGcc GCACAGACCGCGTGAGGGAGGTGGACGTGACTACTAGATGTTTCAAGGGGCGAGGTGAGGGGTACAGAGGGACAGTGGCCGTCACACCCAGTGGGCTGACATGTCAACGCTGGGACTCCCAGTTTCCCCACAACCACACATACTCTCCCCAGGACTACCGCTGCCA AGACCTGAAGGAGAACTTCTGCAGGAACCCTGATGGCCGCGACCTGCCATGGTGCTTCACTTCAGACCCTAACATTCGCACAGCGTTCTGCGCTAACATCCCCCGCTGTGGTACACAGAACATGGAACCTCAGG aCTGCTACGAAGGCAGTGGAGAGAGCTACAGAGGAGAGGTGTCCAGGACCAGGTCAGGTCTTCCCTGTTCCTTTTGGAGAGACTACAGCAACAG TGGGGACAGAGATACAGCAGTGCTTACAGTGGGACAGGAGGGTCGCTTTTGTAGAAACCCAGATGGAGACAAACATGGCCCATGGTGTTACACTAACAGCACGACTATACCCTGGGACTACTGCAGTGTCAAACCAT GTGAACCATCGAAGAACACCCTTCCTCAGAGAG AGCCATCTCAGGTGTCGTGTTTTGTCCATAAGAAGACCCGGATAGTGGGAGGATCACCAACCGCCATCACAGACGGAAGTTGGATGGTCAGCATACAGAAGGG TTTGAATCACTGGTGCGGTGGTTCTCTTATACGAGAGGAGTGGgtgctcacagacagacagtgctTCTCCTCATG TGTTCCAGACTTAAGTGAATACCGTGTGTGGTTGGGTATGTCAGATCTCCGTGGCTCAGCTCCTAACAGCTCTTTCAGACAGGAGGTCTCCATCTCCCATGTGATCTGTGGTCCTGAGGGCTCCAACCTGGCCCTCATTCGACTGGCCCA GCCTGCTCTCCCTGCAGACAGTGTCCACACCATTCAGCTGCCAGTAGCTGGGTGTTCCATCGCTGAGGGCACCATGTGTAGCATGTATGGATGGGGAGATACCAAAG GTACGGGTCATGAGGGTGTATTGAAGATGGTCCATCTGCCCATGGTCAGTAATGAGAGGTGTAGAGAACAGCACGGAGGAAACCTCCACATCACTGACTCAAAGATATGTGCTGGTGGGAGGAGGGACGAGGGGGTCTGCGAG AGGGACTACGGTGGCCCCTTGGTGTGCCAGGAAGGAGAGAGCAAGGTCATAGTCGGGGTCAGTGTCCACGGTAGAGGCTGTGCCCGTACCAACCGGCCTGGCATCTTCATCAACGTCCCCTTCTACACGGCGTGGATCCACAAGGTGTTCAAACACTATCCCCAACTTCAGATTAACTAA